The Sphingomonas sanxanigenens DSM 19645 = NX02 genome includes a region encoding these proteins:
- a CDS encoding alpha/beta fold hydrolase, with translation MIKATVAAGLMAMVLAGSAFAADEIEPPTARADRCAPPSPQDSQWDGLGVLKGGKGYVTTPMGQVHYRLMGPKDGPVLVLIHQTPWSLIEFADIQPCLAARGIRTLAIDTPGYGMSDAPAGKPTIAAYAGNMLPVLDALHIRKAAFAGHHTGAAIVAAFAARHGDRVTGVILHGAPNYNDAERAQRRALPHPDLSLKPDGSHLSAYYDKLFKAQGAYPRNLATINWSTLNIFLAGASDVAHAAVYANDMAGDLQRIEAPLLVLSDGGDALNAIDQRTGTMKPNFRYRKFSDGSAHMLIVEPARWSDIAAGFVQEAVKKR, from the coding sequence ATGATCAAGGCGACAGTCGCAGCCGGTTTGATGGCCATGGTGCTGGCGGGCTCCGCCTTCGCCGCCGATGAGATCGAGCCGCCGACCGCGCGCGCCGATCGCTGCGCGCCGCCCTCGCCGCAGGATTCGCAGTGGGACGGGCTGGGCGTGCTCAAGGGTGGCAAAGGCTATGTCACCACGCCGATGGGGCAGGTGCATTATCGGCTGATGGGCCCGAAGGATGGCCCCGTGCTGGTGCTGATCCATCAGACGCCTTGGTCGCTGATCGAGTTCGCGGACATCCAGCCCTGCCTGGCGGCGCGCGGCATCCGCACATTGGCGATCGACACGCCGGGCTATGGCATGTCCGACGCGCCGGCGGGCAAGCCGACGATCGCCGCCTATGCCGGGAATATGCTGCCGGTGCTCGACGCGCTGCACATCCGCAAGGCGGCGTTCGCGGGTCACCACACCGGCGCCGCCATCGTTGCCGCCTTCGCCGCGCGCCATGGCGACCGGGTGACCGGCGTGATCCTCCACGGTGCGCCCAATTACAACGATGCGGAGCGCGCCCAACGCCGCGCGCTGCCGCATCCGGACCTCTCGCTGAAGCCCGACGGCAGCCATCTCAGCGCCTATTACGACAAGCTGTTCAAGGCGCAGGGCGCCTATCCGCGCAACCTCGCGACGATCAACTGGTCGACCTTGAACATCTTCCTCGCCGGTGCGTCGGACGTGGCGCACGCCGCCGTCTACGCCAACGACATGGCGGGCGACCTCCAGCGAATCGAGGCGCCGCTGCTGGTGTTGTCCGACGGCGGCGACGCGCTCAACGCGATCGACCAGCGGACGGGGACGATGAAGCCCAATTTCCGCTATCGGAAATTCTCGGACGGCTCGGCGCACATGCTGATCGTGGAGCCGGCGCGCTGGTCGGATATTGCGGCGGGTTTCGTGCAGGAGGCGGTGAAGAAGCGGTGA